Sequence from the Meiothermus sp. CFH 77666 genome:
ATCCAGCACGTAAAAACTCACTAACCATGTATTCCCCACACACGCGGGGATGAACCGCTGCACTGCGGTGGCCGAGCCAGGGGTGCGTACGTATTCCCCACACACGCGGGGATGAACCGTACGAGACTCGCAAGACCCATGAAGAGGTCACGTATTCCCCACACACGCGGGGATGAACCGATAGTCTGTCATTTTGCAAGATACTAGTTTCCGTATTCCCCACACACGCGGGGATGAACCGCCCAACAAAACAGCAGCCTCAACTTCAACAGGTATTCCCCACACACGCGGGGATGAACCGACATGTCGGCACACCTGGTTGGTAGTAAACGAGTATTCCCCACACACGCGGGGATGAACCGTCTCGGGGGCCAGCCAGTGGATGATGGGCCACGTATTCCCCACACACGCGGGGATGAACCGGAGATAGCCATGACCTATGAGGAATATCAGGCGTATTCCCCACACACGCGGGGATGAACCGTTTCCCCTATGCGCGTGGGGGTGAGTCGGCTCGTATTCCCCACACACGCGGGGATGAACCGGCAGCCCTGCGCGTCCCGCTGAAGGCGCTCGAGTATTCCCCACACACGCGGGGATGAACCGCGCTCAATCGGAATGACACGGGCGATGATTTCGTATTCCCCACACACGCGGGGATGAACCGGTCTACCAGTACGAGACCATGCCGGTTCCCGCGTATTCCCCACACACGCGGGGATGAACCGAGTGTGCTGTTCAGGGCCAGGAAAAGCGCCCACGTATTCCCCACACACGCGGGGATGAACCGTCGTGTTCGAGGTAGTTGAAAATATCGAGCACGTATTCCCCACACACGCGGGGATGAACCGCCGACCCCTACACCTTCGGCGATTTCCTGGTGGTATTCCCCACACACGCGGGGATGAACCGGAGATCGAACAGGCCCTGGGCGAGCGCAGCGCGTATTCCCCACACACGCGGGGATGAACCGATGCGGGTTGGTGTTGTACACCTCCAGCACAAGTATTCCCCACACACGCGGGGATGAACCGGAGGAATGGTTATGGCAAAGAGGGAAAGGACACGTATTCCCCACACACGCGGGGATGAACCGCCGGACGCCGTTGGCGGGGTAGTCTCAGTTTTGTATTCCCCACACACGCGGGGATGAACCGGCCGCCATCCATGACCTGGATGCCCTGATTCGGTATTCCCCACACACGCGGGGATGAACCGCTACAAGCGATTGTTCAGGTTCAGAGGCTGGCGTATTCCCCATACACGCGGGGATGAACCGTCGGCCCGCTTGGCAAAGAAGTTGGCATAGGCGTATTCCCCACACACGCGGGGATGAACCGACCACAATACCCCGCCCCACATCCTGGAACAACGTATTCCCCACACACGCGGGGATGAACCGGGGACAGTTAGTCGAAAAGTGGCATATAAACCGTATTCCCCACACACGCGGGGATGAACCGCGTCGGGCATTACCCAGGGTGGGATGGGGCACGTATTCCCCACACACGCGGGGATGAACCGCGCTTACGCTCTCAAGAGGCTGGACATCGCCGGTATTCCCCACACACGCGGGGATGAACCGGAACCTCGCACCCGTACACGTCCATCAGTCCAGTATTCCCCACACACGCGGGGATGAACCGGTGCCTTTATCTCTGAGTTATAAGTTGGCATCGTATTCCCCACACACGCGGGGATGAACCGAGCTGGCCGTGCTGATTCAGCAAGACCAGTCGTATTCCCCACACACGCGGGGATGAACCGCACTGCACCAAGCATTTTAGAACCTAGACCTGGTATTCCCCACACACGCGGGGATGAACCGGAGCAGTCGGCGTTGCTCGACTCACCCCCACACGTATTCCCCACACACGCGGGGATGAACCAGCGCTGGCAGAAGCTCCACCTGTTCCGGCGGCGTATTCCCCACACACGCGGGGATGAACCAGTTGCAATAAAGCCCATCCAGTTTTTTGACGTTGTATTCCCCACACACGCGGGGATGAACCGGCCGGAGATTCCTACGGCGCTCAGATGCGACAGTATTCCCCACACACGCGGGGATGAACCGACGCCGTTCTTGAGCTACGACTCAAGCGGATTGTATTCCCCACACACGCGGGGATGAACCGACCCAATAGGGCGTGCTGGACTGATAGAGTTGGTATTCCCCACACACGCGGGGATGAACCGCTCCAACCGTGCTGGTTGAGGTACAGGTTCAACGTATTCCCCACACACGCGGGGATGAACCGCCGACGGCCTATGTCATCGTGAGCCGCTCCACGTATTCCCCACACACGCGGGGATGAACCGGAACTGCGCGATGGGTGCTGGTGAGCCGGTGGGGTATTCTCCAAAGCCCGGGGCTCCGGGTCGAGCACATCGAGCTGCGGCGTAAAGTCCACCCGGCGGGCCAGTCCGACAAACGGCTTGCCCCGGATGCCGCGCAGCTCGGGCAGGTTGTGTTGCAGGCTGATGGTGCGGTGAGTCCAGAAACCGGGTAGCCAGTCGCGCATGAGGGCCTCGACCGTGATAGTGGTTCCGTACTCGTCTACCACTGTGTCGTTGCTGGCCCGCACCACCACCACGCCAGGGCGCACCTGCCGGAGTTGCAGCAGGGCGCGGCGTGTGCTGGGTTGGGTGCTGCGGTGCAGAGAAAAATCCCCCTCGAGGTGCCTTGCGGCGTTCCCCAAGGGGGATGTCTAACTAGATTATAGCACAATCAATCTTCGTATGTGGCCAGTTCTTCCGGCGTAGGTGGCTCGAACTTGCGCGGGCCTTTGGAGGAGCTCCGGTATTCACCGCTCCCCAAGCCAGCGTAAATGCGGGCCTCGGTCTCCTCGATGCCCATGCTGCGGAAGCGCTTCAGGCGGCGGGCTGCGACTGCCTGCTTTTCGCGCTTCCTTTCGGTTACCTTAGCCATCCCAGCCTCCTGAAGACTTGCTCGAGTTCGAGCGCGATTGCTTCAAACTCATCATCTGTCCACTGCACAGTATATCCGATTTCAAAACCCGGTTTGTTCTGCCGTGAACCAACCGCTTGGAGTAACCGACGATCCCCGGAGTAAACCGCAATAAATTGGCGGTAGCTGCGAGCAAAGATTTCGTCAGGGCGAAGCAGGTAGGCTACGAAACTTCGATCCACCGGTTTCTGTCCCTCGACGTCGTAGGTGTAAAACGCTCGCCGCAATGACCTAAGATCTTGTATTGCAGTAGTTTGGTTGATTACACTCCACCAACGAGCTAGCGGGCCTTCGCCCATCGAGGCTTTCAAACTTGCGTATTGGTTTTTGTAGAAAGCCTGGTGATCAATCATATGGCCAAATTCCTCGAGAATTGCCAGCAGGGTGGTCTTCCCCGATTCAATCCCAATGTATGCCGGGTCTCCCGTTTTGGGATCCGGGGTGTAGCGGGCGAGTTCATCGGCATCAAGTAGCCGTTGCACCACCGGTACCCGAGGCAATCCCTGAAGGCCGTGAACCCTCGAGGCGATGGCAGCAGCCTCCTCGACCAGCTTAAAGACCTCGTAATCAAGCCCCAGAAGCCCTTTGCGGGGTAAGCGGAGAAAGTTCCGCCAAGGGGAACCTGTTGGCATCCAAGTTTGGCTTCGGGGCTGGGCAGACGGCGCAGGAACATCAAAGCTGTCGCGTGAAGCAGATGCGCTTTCGTTTTCTTGCATAACCCCCACCACCGTACACCGGCAGTTCACCACCTCCCCTGCCAGCGCGCCCAGGCTGCGGTCGCCGGGGTACATTAGCCTCGAGCCCGCCGGGGTGGTGAAGGGCTGCTCGAGGGGCACCGTCACCCCGTCCATGCGGCGGTGGTCGAACCGGCTGACTTATTTAGCAACCCTGACCCAGTTGTTACGGGCGGTGAGCCAGCGCTTGCAAGAAATGCTGTCCTCGAGCAACAGACAACTCAAACGTGCAATATACCAAACCAAAACTGGGGGGCTGAGAAAAGCCCCTTTGTTGGACCGCTACGAGCGTCGAGAAAAGGCCACCCCAAGCCCCGCCAAAACCATTAGCAACCCGGCCACTACCCCATACACCACCACTGGCTCGCTGGCATGGGCTACCCAGATGCCCCCAAAAGCCCACAGCAACACCAGGTTGAAGGGCACATCGCGGCGGCCCCGGGCAAAAACCACCCCGATACCCGCCGCCACCAGCACCAGCAGCAAAGCCCACACCTGCCCGGAGATACCCCAACCATTCCAGTCCAGTTCGATCAGCGTCGTGACGGCATTGGCAACGGTGGCCACGGTGATCCAGCCCAGGTAGATGCTGAAGGGAACTCGAGCCAGCCAGCTTTCGGCAGCCGAAGCGGCAAACTGCCCCACCCCCAACCGCACATACAGCAGCACCAGGGTGATCAGCAGGCCGATCATCATGGCCATGCTGGGCACAATCAGCAAGTAGTGCCAGCACAACAGCCAGGCTACATTGAACCCGCAGGACAGCACGAACAGCCCACGGGTGGCAACCAGCCGGGGGTTGTCTCGCTGGGCGGGCAAGGCCTGGTAGACCGCATAGGCCAGCAGGGCCAGGTAAATCACCCCCCAGATGGCAAACACATAGCCTGCTGGGGTAAAGAAGCTGGGGAAGCTATCGGAAATCTCCCCCGTCTGCCGACCCGCAATGGGCAGAATGTTGGCCAGCGCATTGACCGCAATGGTGGCAAGGATGGCCAGCACCACCAGCCACTGCAGGAGGGGTGCAGCGGAAGGTGCAGGGGAAGAGACCGATTTTTGCATGTCATTACCCTACTCGGTTTGGCCGATGCAGTATGGAGCGCAGCGAAACATCGGCCACAAAACCGAACGCCAGCGACAGGTTTCCATCTTGCGGTATGGTAGAGCCCGGTATGTTTCGCTCCCGCCGCACCCCCCAGGGTGGAGGGGTTTTCCTGGAGATGGACGCCGCCAAGGCCGAGGCCCGCGCCCGGGGCCTGGAGGTAGTAGACCTCTCGATTGGGGCCTCCGACCTGCCACCACCGCCCGAAGCCCTGCAAGCCCTCAAACAGGCGATAGACGACCCCGCCACCTACGGCTACTGCCTCAAGTCCGGCACCCTGCCCTTCCTCGAGGCCGCTACCGAGTGGTACTACCGGCGCTACGGCGTGCCGCTCGAGCCCAGGCGGGAGGCCCTGAGCCTAGTGGGCTCCCAGGAGGGGCTGGCCCACCTGCTCATGGCCATTGCCGACCCCGGCGACGTTTTGCTGATGTGCGATGTGGCCTATCCCTCCTATTTCGGGGCAGCCAGAGTCGCGGGCCTCGAGGCCCACCTGATGCCCCTGGGCCCCGACCTGCTGCCCGACCTGTGGGCGGTGCCGGAGGCGGTGGCCCGGCGGGCCAGGGCCGTGCTGCTCAACTACCCCAACAACCCCACCGCCGCCCTGGCCTCCGAGGATTTTTTTGCGGAGGCGCTAAAGTTCTGCCAGCACTACGACCTGCTGCTCATCCACGACAACCCCTACCTCGACCAGGCCCTGGCACCCACCCCTTCCCCCCTGGCCCTGCCGGGGGGCCGGGAGCGGGTGGTGGAGCTTTTTAGCTTTTCCAAGAGCTACCACCTGGCCGGGTTCCGGCTGGGCTTTGCCCTGGGCAACGCCGAGGCCATCGGGAGCCTGGAAGCCCTCAAGGCCCCCATCGACTTCAACCAGTACCTGGGCATCCAGCGCATGGGCATGGCCGCGCTGAACATCCCCCAGGCGCGTTTGCAGGCCGATGCCCAGACCTGGGCCCGTCGGCGCAGCGCGATGGCAGCGGCGCTGGCCGAGCAGGGCTGGCCGGTTGCGCTGCCCGAGGCCGGCATGTACCTCTGGGCGCGGCTGCCTGACGGCCTGGCCCTGGACGATCTGCAATTTGCCAAGCAGCTCGTCGCCCAGACCGGCGTGGCGCTCTCGCCGGGGCGGGCCTTTGGGCCGGGCGGGGTAGGCTATGTGCGTTTTGCGCTGGTACAGCCCGAGGCAGTGCTGCGCCAGAGTGCCGAGAAGATAGGGGCCTTTGTTCGCCAAATAATACGAAACTAGCCTGAACCCCTTTCCTTCTCCCCTTGCGGGAGAAGGTGGCGAGACCCCGCCAGTAGTTGAGGAGAGGAGAGGTCACTTACTGCATCTGGGGTTTCGCCGGATGAGGGGGTTGGAAATGCCTCTCTATGACAACTACCCAGCCCGCAGGCCCTCGCGTACCCCCAGCAGTTGCAAGGCGGCTTCCTCGGGGGTGAGGTCGCCGTGGGCTACCCTGGCAATCAGGTCGTGGCCTTCGCGGGTCTTGCGGCGGCCCCACTCCTGGATCACACTCTCGATTTCAAAGCGGGCCCGCTCGAGCCGGTCGGCCTCGAGCAGGTGGTGCTCGCTTAAGTGCTGATAATGCTTCTCCAGCACTTCGAAAACCTCGGGAACGCCTTCGGCTTTGGGGGCTACGGCGGTCAGGACGGGCGGCTTCCAGCCTGCGGGGCGCGGGGCGGCCAGCTCGAGGGTGGTTTTGAGCTCCTGCACAATGCGCTCCCCCCCCGGCAGGTCGAACTTGTTGACCACGAACACATCGGCAATCTCCATCACCCCAGCCTTGAAGGCCTGCACAGCATCGCCCGCAGCAGGGGTCAGAACGAGCACGGTAGTATCGGCCACACGGGCAATGTCCACTTCGCTCTGCCCCACCCCCACCGTCTCCACGAAGATGCGGTCAAAGCCAAAGGCTTCCAGCAGGGCCAGGGTGGCCACCGTAGCGCCTGCCAGCCCCCCCAGAGCCCCCCGGCTGGCCAGGGAACGAATGTAGACTTTTTTGTCCTGATGATGGCGCATCATGCGGATGCGGTCGCCCAGAATGGCCCCCCCGGTAAAGGGGCTGCTGGGGTCTACGGCCAGCACCGCCACCCGCTCGTCTCGCTTGCGGGCCTCCTCAATCAGCCGGTCGGTAAGGGTGCTTTTGCCCGCCCCAGGGCTGCCGGTGAGGCCCACCACCCTGGCATGGCCGCGCCCGCGCAATTGCCGCAGCAGGGCCTGCCCTTCGGGATAGCCCGACTCCACCAGGGTGATGGCCCGTGCCAAAGCCCGCATGTCCTGGGCTAGAAAACGCTCGTAGAGGTTCATGGAGTCAGTGTATCGCGGTTCGGCGGGTTTTTTGCCATGCGCTGGCGAATCGGGACTGTAAAGCCCTCGGTTCAGAACGTGCGGCCATTCTTTGCAGGCGCTTCTCTGCTGTAGAAGTCACGGTGTCATTTCCAGGCCTGACCGATGAGGAATCTGACACGGTGGTGATGAAAGGGTTGGGCGCACGCTTCGCCTACAATGCTAGGGGTAAGTCGGCTGGGCGAAGTGCATGGAGAATTCTCGAGGGAACCGCAGCTCATGTATCAGGGTCAAGGTGCTTTGGGCTTTCGGCCTCAAGCCCTACATGACCTCAAAAATCCCCTCGATCTCCACGCTGCTGTTGAAGGGCAACTGGGCCATGCCCACCGCCGAGCGGGCGTGCTTGCCCCGCTCGCCAAACACCTCGAGCAGCAAGTCCGAGGCGCCGTTGATGACCTTGGGCTGCTCCTCGAAGTCGGGCATGGAGTTGACCATGCCCAGTAGCTTGACCACCCGGCTGACCCTGTCCAGGTCGCCCACCGCGTCCTTCAGCACCGCCAGCAGGCGAATGGCAACCTCGCGGGCGGCGTGGTAGCCCTGCTCGGTGCTGACCTCGCGGCCCAGCTTGCCCTTGAGGCTCGAGACCTGGCCCGAAACGAAGACCAGGTGGCCGCTTTTCACCCAGGGCACAAAGCTGAACATGGGGGGCTTGACCTCGGGTAGCACGATGCCGAGCTGTTCCAGGCGCTGCTCAATTTTCATCGGAACTCCTTCAAGGAATCGCGGTAGCCAGGCCCTTGCCTGACCTGCGCTCAGGGCTGCACAAAGACCGGAACCTGGGCATGGTTCAGAATCCAGCGGGTTACCGAACCAAAGAAGCCCCCGGCCCGGCTACGCCCCACAAACAGGGCATCGGCCTGGTGCTCGTGGGCGAAGCCCAGCAGGGCAGCCGCTGGCGACTGGCCGGTTGAGAGCACCTTGGCCTCGAGGCGGCCTTCCAGGGCCAGCGGCCAGGTGCGGATGGCCTGGTTGAGCGGCTCGAGTTCGTGGGCATCCCCCACGTGTAGCACGGTAATTTTGCCGCCGCCGGCCTCGGCGATCTGGTGGGCCAGCCGCAGCACCCGCTCGGCGCCGGGGGTGGGGCCATACCCCACCACCAGGTGGGCGAGTCCCCGTATTTCAGCCTCGCCAGGTACGGCTGCCACCGGACGGGGGCTCTGGGCCACCACCCGCTCGGTGGTGGTGCCCAGCAGCCGGTCGGCCAGGCTGTCCTCGCCGTGGGTGCCCATCACCACCAGGTCGTGGTCGGCGGCGTGGCGGAGGATTACCGGAATGGGTTTGCGCGACTCGAGGATGGTCTGGGCCCCGGCGTCCAGGGCTTCCAACTGCCGGGCCATGAGCACCGACCAGGCTTGCTCGGCCTCGTCAAAGATTTTTTCGGTCTGGGTGTCGAAAAAGTGGGCGGCGCTGGCGTAGCGGGGTTCGGCCGCATGCAGGATGGTGAGCGAGCCCCCGGTCAGGTCGCGCAGCATCTGCGCCAGCTTCAGGGCTTTCTGCGAAGCCGGGGAAAAATCGGTGGGGTGGAGGATTTTCATATTGGACGCTACAGCAGGGCGATGCAGGCCACCTCTACCTTCACATCGCGGGGCAGACGGGCTACCTGGACGGTGGCGCGGGCCGGGAAGGGTTCGCGCACGTACTCGGCATAAACCTTGTTGAACACCGGGAAATCGTTCATGTCGGCCAGGTAGCAGGTGGTCTGTACCACTTTGTCATAGGAGCTACCGGCGGCCTCGAGCACCGCCCCCAGGTTCTTCATCACCTGATGGGTCTGGGCCTCCACATCGCCCGCAACCAGCTCGCCTGCCGGGGTCAGGGGAATCTGGCCGGAGCAAAACACCATGCCGCCTGCCACGATGGCTTGGCTGTAAGGGCCGATGGCTTTGGGAGCGTGTTCGGTCTGGACTGGTTTCTGGCTCATACCCACAGCTTATACCAAGCCCGCTCAATGGCTGATAGCTCGAGAACCAGGTGCCCAATTTGGCGGGAACTTTGCCTTCAGCTTTGGGCCCTTCAAAGGCTGCTTGATAAGCGCAAGCTGTACAAACCAGCACCCGTTCAGAAACCCTGGGTGGCCTGGCGGGCCGGGACGGGCTCCTGGACGAGGGTGGTTTTGGGCGGCCTGACCTCCAGGCCCAGGTAGGCCAGAGGAGCGTTGGACTCGAGGTCGGCAGCCATGATCAGATAATCCACTTCCTCCAGTGTCCACAGGTGTATGCCCTGGGCTCTGGCAAGCTCCCGAAACCACGGGCGGTATTGTCCGTTGAGGGCAATGAGGATAACCCCCCCGGCGCGATGGGTTTGCTGGGCAGTCAGTACAGTTTGCAGGGCGTCTGGGTGGGCGGGGGCCTGGGCTTCTGCGTGGAACAGATAACGCACCCCGGTAGGCGACTGGGCCAGGGCATAGCTCTGGTCGGGGGTTAGCGAGGCAACCCAGTGAGGGCACCGGTTCAGCAAACCGGCCACGTAGCGCAGTAGACCTTTGATATTGGCGCTTGGCGCTGCATCCGAAGTGTGCATAGGCATCCTTTGGCCTATCATGCTAGAACTTGGCTGTGGTCGCAAGTGAAGCTTGCCCTCATATACAGCTTATAAACCTTTTGGGACTGTTTTCATGATTTTCTCAAAAAAGCCGGGGTGTGTAGATTCCAAGCAAACCCAGGAGGCCAGGTAAAAGGGCGGACGCTTTCTAGAAAGCGAATCGCCATATGGGCAACACAGAAAGCAACTCAACCCCCCAACCTGTTCAACCCCTAAAACCCAACACAACTCAGAACTACCTCGAGGCCGCTGACCGTGTTCACCGGTGCTGGCAAGCTGTGCAGGAAGCTCTCCTGACTTCCGACACCACCACCCTTGAGGCACGTCTAGGCGCTTTTAGCCAGGCCCGCAAAGACCTGGCTGAAGCCCGCGCCGCCATGCTTCAGGATGCTGCCCGCTGGGTAAGGGCCATGTTTCGCACCTGGAAGGGGGTGCGCCATGGATAAGGCCGAACTGGCCTACCAGATCTGGTTGGCCCAGCTCGCGGTGTACCGGTCGCGGTTGCAGGTGCTCGAGTTGTTTCTGCTCACCGAGCGCCTTGAGGTTTCCCTTCAAGCCAGCCGGCGGGAGGTTAGCCATGCATAGCCTCACACCGGATTACGTGACTGGTCTTCTCAAGGGCCTGGGTTTGGAGCGCGTGCTAGGGATTGCTGGGAGGCCGTCATGACTGAACGCTCACCCTACGCCCAGCAAGACGAGCTTTTCCGCGAACTGCTTATACGTGTGCGTTACTGCACCCAGCACCCAGGGGTGAAATTCCTGGCCCTGATTCGCAAGCGCCACCAAGGCTCCATCATCTGGCTTTGCACTTCAACCAGCAAGGCACCCCAGTTTGCCGATGTCTGGGGCACTGGCGAAAGTCCCCTCGAGGCCCTACTCGACCTGGCCGAACTTTTAGGCGTGACGCTGCCAGAGCTGAGCGTGGAGGCCCCACAATGACCCCGAAGCAGTTTATTCGTAGCCAGCTTCGCCTTGTGGGTGTTTCCGACGCCGCATACGACAACGAGCGTCGGGCCTGGAAAGGTACTGTTAACGGTCAATTTCATCGTGTGCCGGGCGATCACATGCTAGATGCTGCACTCAACTTTGCCCGGAAGTTGGGCTTGACCGTTGATCTCTCGCCCTTGGCCTATGCTCCAATCAAGGGAATTCACTTTACATCTGAAGTTGCGGCTATAAAAAATAAACCGCGTCCAGCACGCAAAAAACGAGGCTCTGTAAACCCCGCTGAGGGCCCTCGAGCGAGAGCCCTGGGGGTAGACACTGGGGCACATAAAGGGGGTGGGCGCAAATGATCCCCACCTCCCCCTCTTATACCCAGCTGAAACAGGACTACCTGCATAATCCACCCAAAGCCCGCAAAGATTTTCATTACTACCTCAACCAGATAGCCGGCGAGGCAAGACGTATCCACAAGCTGGGCAAACAACCCTATGAGCTTTACAAGCACCTCCTCGAGGCTGCCCTGCTCTGGGTAGGTCATAAACGCCTTTCCACGTTGCCCAAGCAGGTTACCATCCATGCACCCCTCGAGCAGGTTGCCTTGGACTTCTGGGCCCACCGCCACACCATCAAGAACTGGCTACGCCCGCTGGTTGAGGCTGGCCTAGTGGTCTATCGCCCACAAAAAGTCACCGCCTGGAACCGCACCTGCCACACCGGGACGGTCTGGTTCATCAGTCTGGATCCCACCCATAAAGCCAAGCTGGTCTGGAGCGACATGAAGCACACCTTCCGCAACCTGGAGCAGGACAAAGCCAACGGAAAGCTGTCCTACACGGTGATTCGACATACAAAAGAAAGTGGACAGTTAAGATCTGATGCAGGTCTCCTTAATTGGGCTATCCCCTCCACATCTATTCAACCCGAGAATAATCTGTATGTCGAAAACCCGTCCAGCACGGTAGAAACACTGTTTGAAGTGGAGTTTGCGTCCCGCAAAGAGGTGGGCGAGGTGGTGGAGCGGGCGGCCAAGGCCATCTTGGTAGCCCTGGGGGATGACCCCCGGCGATTTGGGGGCTGGGCCTGGATACTCTGGCAAGCTCGCCGGCTGGCTGATGTGGGTCAAAGCATTTTTGCCCGTCTGTACGAGCAAATCCGACGAGGGATGGATGCCCGAGAGCGTGGACGATTAGACAACCCCGCCGCCTACACCCGGCACTTGATGGAAGAGTCGGGACTGCTGGACATGCTCCGGCTAGCCCCAGTCCGGCGGGTGGCCTACCTCGGGAGGCGAGCATGACCCGCGAACAACTCAAGCAAGCCTGGTACATGATTGGCCAAATACGCATTGGCTTGCGTCTGTACGTTGGTCTAAAGCCCCACACGAGTACCCGCCACCGCATTCGCAGCGGCTACCGGTTGGCCCTATCCAACGCTCGTCGGCTGGTGGCTTTACTGGAGCAGCTCGAGCCTCACGAAACGCTTGATTAAAACGCCTTTTAGCAAGCGAGGGATTTATGGGCAACAGAAAAGGACGCAAACCCGGCACCCGGCTTCGCCACCAGGTGGTGCTGTACCCCATCCTTGAGAGTCTGTACTTGGCTGGCTACAGCACCTGGGCGGCCTGGCGCATTGTACGCGAGCAAGGGCATACCTGCTCCCGGCAGACCGTCTGGAAGCGTTGGCAGGAGTTCAAGGCCAAGCACCCTGAAGCACTGCTGCAATACGGAAGGAAGGGAAAATCATGATCGTTTTGGGTTTACTCTGGCTTTTCATTATCGTGTTACTGTCTATTTTTCCTGAACACCAGTGGTTGCAAACGGTGCTGCTCACGGTGGCTGCTATAGCCATTGCCCTGTGGATAGCCATTGCGCTGGCAGCGTTGAGGCGGTGAATGCGCTACTACATCGAACAGCTTTTGCTGGATGGCCCATTAGACCTGGACACCCTGGCCAAGCGATTGCAGGTTTCTACAAACGAAATGAGTGCGGAGCTGGCAAGCCTGCAAGCCGAAGGCTTCCTCTACCTGCGTTCGGATGATCGCTGGAGTCTATACTCCCCTCACTGGAAAGATGCCATTCTTGAGAAGATTACCCGGCGGGATATTTTCATAGACGATGTAGACCAGGTTATTCGCAGTTCAAAAAGTTTTAGGCAGCTGGTCAGGTATGTGGTTGTTCGAGGCAAAAAATACGCCCGGTACCAATACGTCGGCATGATTCAAGGCTCGCGGCTGATCCAAGTTTTCGTAGACCACCCCCAGTTTGGACAAGAGGCTCCCAGCGTTGGGGTTTCGGCGTATAATGCAGAGGAGCAGGAAAAGCGATGGTACAGGCAAAGAAATCGCGGAAAACCATAACTGACCCGAATCAGCTTCGGGA
This genomic interval carries:
- a CDS encoding TspO/MBR family protein produces the protein MQKSVSSPAPSAAPLLQWLVVLAILATIAVNALANILPIAGRQTGEISDSFPSFFTPAGYVFAIWGVIYLALLAYAVYQALPAQRDNPRLVATRGLFVLSCGFNVAWLLCWHYLLIVPSMAMMIGLLITLVLLYVRLGVGQFAASAAESWLARVPFSIYLGWITVATVANAVTTLIELDWNGWGISGQVWALLLVLVAAGIGVVFARGRRDVPFNLVLLWAFGGIWVAHASEPVVVYGVVAGLLMVLAGLGVAFSRRS
- a CDS encoding aminotransferase class I/II-fold pyridoxal phosphate-dependent enzyme; protein product: MFRSRRTPQGGGVFLEMDAAKAEARARGLEVVDLSIGASDLPPPPEALQALKQAIDDPATYGYCLKSGTLPFLEAATEWYYRRYGVPLEPRREALSLVGSQEGLAHLLMAIADPGDVLLMCDVAYPSYFGAARVAGLEAHLMPLGPDLLPDLWAVPEAVARRARAVLLNYPNNPTAALASEDFFAEALKFCQHYDLLLIHDNPYLDQALAPTPSPLALPGGRERVVELFSFSKSYHLAGFRLGFALGNAEAIGSLEALKAPIDFNQYLGIQRMGMAALNIPQARLQADAQTWARRRSAMAAALAEQGWPVALPEAGMYLWARLPDGLALDDLQFAKQLVAQTGVALSPGRAFGPGGVGYVRFALVQPEAVLRQSAEKIGAFVRQIIRN
- the meaB gene encoding methylmalonyl Co-A mutase-associated GTPase MeaB; amino-acid sequence: MNLYERFLAQDMRALARAITLVESGYPEGQALLRQLRGRGHARVVGLTGSPGAGKSTLTDRLIEEARKRDERVAVLAVDPSSPFTGGAILGDRIRMMRHHQDKKVYIRSLASRGALGGLAGATVATLALLEAFGFDRIFVETVGVGQSEVDIARVADTTVLVLTPAAGDAVQAFKAGVMEIADVFVVNKFDLPGGERIVQELKTTLELAAPRPAGWKPPVLTAVAPKAEGVPEVFEVLEKHYQHLSEHHLLEADRLERARFEIESVIQEWGRRKTREGHDLIARVAHGDLTPEEAALQLLGVREGLRAG
- a CDS encoding RidA family protein, which produces MKIEQRLEQLGIVLPEVKPPMFSFVPWVKSGHLVFVSGQVSSLKGKLGREVSTEQGYHAAREVAIRLLAVLKDAVGDLDRVSRVVKLLGMVNSMPDFEEQPKVINGASDLLLEVFGERGKHARSAVGMAQLPFNSSVEIEGIFEVM
- a CDS encoding universal stress protein, translating into MKILHPTDFSPASQKALKLAQMLRDLTGGSLTILHAAEPRYASAAHFFDTQTEKIFDEAEQAWSVLMARQLEALDAGAQTILESRKPIPVILRHAADHDLVVMGTHGEDSLADRLLGTTTERVVAQSPRPVAAVPGEAEIRGLAHLVVGYGPTPGAERVLRLAHQIAEAGGGKITVLHVGDAHELEPLNQAIRTWPLALEGRLEAKVLSTGQSPAAALLGFAHEHQADALFVGRSRAGGFFGSVTRWILNHAQVPVFVQP
- a CDS encoding RidA family protein, with amino-acid sequence MSQKPVQTEHAPKAIGPYSQAIVAGGMVFCSGQIPLTPAGELVAGDVEAQTHQVMKNLGAVLEAAGSSYDKVVQTTCYLADMNDFPVFNKVYAEYVREPFPARATVQVARLPRDVKVEVACIALL